One part of the Mariniflexile litorale genome encodes these proteins:
- a CDS encoding PD-(D/E)XK nuclease family protein codes for MTTFIFDVLKDLQNNNSNLSELTFILPSKRAGLFLKHQLYKVSNQTIFSPTIISIEEFVEELSQLQTISNTELLFEFYSTYCQITKKEETDTFEVFSKWAQILLQDFNEIDRYLIPQENIFNYLIAIKEIENHHWSLEKNQTAFIKNYLSFWNKLHTYYTHFSKQLLNKKIGYQGLIYREAVENLELYIQNNSEKQHVFLGFNALNTCEETIIQELLKNNLAKIYWDIDTAFFNSANHDAGLFTRQHHQKWPYFKNNLFNWITNNYSTQKNISTFGIPKNIGQAKHIGSLLKRLQNENLNLQNTAVVLGDENLLIPVLNALPENIDALNITMGFPLKSIPLAWLFETLFYIHKTPSNSFYYKDVINVMSHQFIRPLFNIDQVDYASKIIETVDANNIIYLTADRLKEIAPYSVVIIDLLFSNWGKTIDLALQNCFQLILCIKNHLDDNKAANLLSLEYLFRFNELFNELSRLNTKYQHIKDVSTLFSIYKELLSSETLDFQGEPLQGLQIMGMLESRVLDFETVIISSVNEGVLPSGKSNNSFIPFDVKLENKLPTYKEKDAVYTYHFYRLLQRAKNIYILYNTEADVLTGGEKSRFITQLELEGIHNINHQIVAPQVPVIEASLQTIEKNESLLNNIINVSKKGFSPSSLTSYIRNPIDFYHQKILKIKEHDDVEETVAANTLGTVVHNTLEDFYKPLVGMFITVDIIKNLKSKIEEKVTFHFKNEYKEGDITKGKNLIVFEIAKRYVSNFLDLEIQDLKAGNQIKIVAIEANNEVVVDIPELNFPVKLVGKVDRVDEYNGITRIIDYKTGRVEQNQVEIVNWEELTTDYKKYSKSFQILAYAYMMHRMGDINLPVEAGIISFKNLSAGFLKFAKKDKSGNGAKKDFLITNETLENFKFELNQLILEICDPNIPFTEKEV; via the coding sequence ATGACAACTTTTATTTTTGATGTTCTAAAAGATTTACAAAATAACAACTCAAATCTTTCTGAGCTAACGTTTATTTTACCCAGTAAAAGGGCTGGTCTCTTTTTAAAACATCAACTTTATAAAGTTAGCAATCAAACTATTTTTTCACCTACCATTATTAGTATTGAAGAATTTGTTGAAGAATTATCACAACTTCAAACCATTTCAAATACAGAATTACTTTTCGAGTTTTATAGTACCTATTGCCAAATAACAAAAAAAGAAGAAACAGATACTTTTGAAGTATTCTCTAAATGGGCACAAATTCTACTTCAAGATTTTAATGAAATTGACCGTTACCTTATTCCTCAAGAAAATATTTTCAATTATTTAATTGCCATTAAAGAAATTGAAAACCATCATTGGTCGCTTGAAAAAAACCAAACAGCGTTTATCAAAAACTATTTGTCTTTTTGGAATAAATTACACACCTATTACACCCATTTTAGCAAACAACTTCTTAATAAAAAAATAGGGTACCAAGGTTTAATTTATAGAGAAGCTGTTGAAAATTTAGAACTATACATTCAAAACAATTCTGAAAAGCAACATGTTTTTTTAGGTTTTAATGCGCTTAATACCTGCGAAGAAACTATTATTCAAGAATTGTTAAAAAACAATTTGGCAAAAATTTATTGGGATATTGACACTGCTTTTTTTAATAGCGCAAACCATGACGCTGGTTTATTTACAAGACAGCATCACCAAAAGTGGCCATACTTTAAAAACAATCTATTTAATTGGATAACGAATAATTATTCAACACAGAAGAACATTTCAACCTTTGGCATTCCTAAAAATATAGGGCAAGCAAAACATATTGGCTCCTTGTTAAAGCGTTTACAAAATGAAAACTTAAATTTACAAAATACCGCTGTTGTTTTAGGGGATGAGAATTTACTAATTCCTGTACTTAATGCCCTCCCTGAAAATATTGATGCATTAAATATAACGATGGGCTTTCCGTTAAAGTCTATACCACTAGCTTGGTTGTTTGAAACGTTGTTTTATATTCACAAAACACCCTCAAACAGCTTTTACTACAAAGATGTTATTAATGTCATGTCTCATCAATTTATAAGGCCACTTTTCAATATTGACCAAGTAGACTATGCCTCTAAAATAATTGAGACTGTAGACGCAAATAATATTATTTATTTAACAGCCGATAGACTGAAAGAAATAGCGCCTTACTCGGTTGTTATAATCGACCTCCTATTTTCAAATTGGGGTAAAACAATCGATTTAGCACTACAAAATTGTTTTCAACTTATACTATGTATAAAAAATCATTTAGACGACAATAAGGCTGCTAATTTGCTCTCATTAGAGTATTTGTTCCGCTTTAATGAATTGTTTAATGAGTTATCACGCTTAAACACCAAATACCAGCACATAAAAGATGTTTCAACTCTGTTTAGCATCTATAAAGAATTATTAAGTTCTGAAACCTTAGATTTCCAAGGGGAACCTTTACAAGGCTTACAAATTATGGGAATGTTAGAATCACGTGTTTTAGATTTTGAAACCGTTATTATTTCTTCTGTAAATGAAGGCGTACTGCCTTCAGGTAAAAGTAATAATTCGTTTATTCCTTTTGATGTAAAATTAGAAAACAAACTTCCTACTTATAAAGAAAAAGATGCAGTTTATACGTATCACTTTTACAGACTTTTACAACGTGCCAAAAATATTTACATTTTATACAATACCGAGGCAGATGTGCTAACTGGTGGTGAAAAAAGTCGCTTTATCACCCAACTGGAATTAGAAGGGATTCACAACATTAACCATCAAATTGTAGCGCCGCAAGTACCTGTTATTGAAGCATCATTACAAACTATTGAAAAAAATGAAAGCTTACTAAATAATATTATTAATGTATCCAAGAAAGGTTTTTCACCCTCATCTTTAACCTCCTACATCAGAAATCCAATCGATTTTTATCATCAGAAAATATTAAAAATAAAAGAGCACGATGATGTTGAAGAAACCGTTGCCGCAAACACCTTAGGAACCGTAGTTCATAATACCCTAGAAGATTTTTACAAACCCTTAGTTGGTATGTTTATAACAGTAGATATTATTAAAAATTTAAAATCTAAAATTGAAGAAAAAGTCACTTTTCACTTTAAAAATGAATACAAAGAAGGTGATATAACCAAAGGAAAAAACCTGATTGTTTTTGAAATAGCAAAACGTTATGTGTCCAATTTTTTGGATTTAGAAATTCAAGATTTAAAAGCGGGGAACCAAATTAAAATAGTGGCTATTGAAGCTAATAATGAGGTTGTGGTCGATATTCCTGAACTTAATTTCCCTGTGAAATTGGTTGGAAAAGTAGATCGGGTTGATGAATATAATGGCATTACCAGAATTATCGATTATAAAACGGGACGTGTAGAGCAAAATCAAGTCGAAATTGTTAACTGGGAGGAGCTCACAACCGATTATAAAAAATACAGTAAATCTTTTCAAATACTAGCTTATGCTTATATGATGCATCGTATGGGAGACATTAACCTGCCTGTTGAAGCTGGGATTATTTCCTTTAAAAATTTAAGTGCTGGTTTTTTGAAATTTGCTAAAAAAGATAAATCTGGAAACGGCGCAAAAAAAGATTTTTTGATAACGAACGAAACTTTAGAGAACTTTAAATTTGAATTAAATCAGCTTATTTTAGAAATATGCGACCCGAACATTCCTTTCACTGAAAAAGAAGTTTAA
- a CDS encoding OmpA family protein, with the protein MKNLSRLLFAMLLILGYSNANAQDKNNPWQITIGANAVDFYPTGEDAPLGEIFDEYFNVTDHWNILPSLSTISVSKYVGDGFSFGVAGSLNKIENFGDASVSDLSYYGVDGTIKYNFLEEKTLDPFVGVGGGYTWVDEIGAGTVNGTVGLNIWFSENIGLTLQSSYKHAFEDYLNTHFQHTAGISIKFGGTDTDGDGIFDKDDACPDVAGVAAFNGCPDTDGDGIEDSKDSCPNEAGTAELNGCPDSDGDGVADKDDRCPTVAGLKALSGCPDADGDGVTDADDKCPTTAGPAANQGCPWPDTDGDGVLDKDDKCPSVKGTVANNGCPEVSAEVQKTLNAYAKTILFDTGKSSIKSQSSAVLADIIKILNEYPNSKFTVEGHTDSVGSDKLNQDLSDARALSVKEYLVKNGIDEFRLSSKGYGETKPIDKNTTSAGRANNRRVEINLAK; encoded by the coding sequence ATGAAAAATCTTAGCAGATTATTGTTCGCTATGTTGCTTATACTTGGTTATAGCAACGCTAATGCGCAAGACAAAAACAACCCATGGCAAATTACCATTGGTGCAAACGCAGTTGATTTCTATCCTACTGGTGAGGATGCTCCTCTTGGAGAAATTTTTGATGAATACTTTAATGTGACTGATCACTGGAATATTTTACCTTCTTTATCTACTATTTCTGTATCTAAATATGTAGGTGATGGTTTCTCTTTTGGAGTAGCTGGGTCTTTAAATAAAATTGAAAACTTTGGTGATGCTTCAGTAAGTGATTTATCTTACTATGGTGTTGACGGTACTATTAAATATAATTTCCTAGAAGAGAAAACTCTTGATCCTTTCGTAGGTGTTGGAGGGGGTTACACTTGGGTTGACGAAATCGGGGCTGGAACTGTAAACGGAACTGTAGGTTTAAACATTTGGTTTAGCGAGAATATCGGTTTAACACTACAATCTTCTTATAAACATGCTTTTGAAGATTACTTAAACACTCATTTCCAACATACAGCTGGTATTTCAATTAAATTTGGTGGTACTGATACTGATGGTGATGGTATTTTTGACAAAGATGATGCTTGTCCAGACGTAGCTGGTGTTGCTGCATTTAACGGATGTCCTGATACTGACGGTGATGGTATTGAAGATAGCAAAGATTCTTGTCCTAATGAAGCTGGTACTGCTGAATTAAACGGTTGTCCTGATTCTGACGGTGACGGTGTTGCTGATAAAGATGACAGATGTCCTACTGTTGCTGGTTTAAAAGCTTTATCTGGTTGTCCAGATGCTGACGGTGACGGTGTAACTGATGCTGACGATAAATGTCCTACTACAGCTGGTCCTGCTGCAAACCAAGGTTGTCCTTGGCCAGATACTGACGGTGATGGTGTATTAGATAAAGATGATAAATGTCCTTCTGTAAAAGGTACTGTTGCTAACAATGGTTGTCCTGAAGTTTCAGCAGAAGTTCAAAAAACTTTAAATGCTTATGCTAAAACAATTTTATTTGATACTGGTAAGTCTTCAATTAAATCTCAATCTAGCGCTGTATTAGCTGATATCATTAAAATACTTAATGAATATCCGAACTCTAAATTTACTGTAGAAGGTCATACTGATAGTGTTGGTAGCGATAAATTAAATCAAGATTTATCTGATGCAAGAGCACTTTCTGTAAAAGAATATTTAGTGAAAAATGGTATTGATGAATTTAGACTTTCATCTAAAGGTTACGGTGAAACTAAACCAATTGATAAAAACACTACTTCTGCAGGTCGTGCTAATAACAGACGTGTTGAAATTAACTTAGCTAAATAA
- a CDS encoding UvrD-helicase domain-containing protein, whose protein sequence is MQNLKSMPQNHPFTIYNASAGSGKTFTLVKEYLKILFKSNNPDQYKRILAITFTNKAVAEMKERIIEELKTFSSSEILEKPDGMFEVVCDELDMLPKEIHLKSKKLLDTILHNYAAFDISTIDGFTHRLIRTFAFDLKLPLNFEVELDQEALLNEAVDSLISKAGTDKLLTNVLVDFAIEKADGDKSWDVSFDFNKIAKLLVNENDIPFIATLKDKTLTDFVALKTQLKTEIKTTETAIVEAAQSVLTLIEESGLEFKDFTRSTLPNHFKKASELSLERLYDNKLEENIEAGTGIYTKSLNPSLASTIDAILPQIETYYKAIKQAVFHLKFLNAFYRNITPLSVLNAINNELKTLKADQNKMLISEFNTIISKEISNQPTPFIYERMGEKFKHYFIDEFQDTSRMQWQNLIPLLDNSLATDKGTTMLVGDAKQAIYRWRGGKAEQFIGLFHDDNPFHIEKELKNLPTNFRSFKEVVTFNNAFFNYLASQVFSNEAYKNLYENAHQNISKINDGYVELSFLDIEKEDDRDKIFTERVLKTIQDCQKNNFKLEDICVLVRKKKEGVAIANYLSQHHIPIVSSETLLINNAPEVAFINNLMGLLNQPKNNELKIAVLDFLATQFTIENKHDFFSYHLALTPSQLFKSFEAYNVFISNQDLLQLPLYDLAETIVRSFGLVKISNAYIQFYLDVVLDFSQKKGSDISGFLDYFYKKKESLSIVSPKGQNAVQIMTIHKSKGLEFPVVIFPYADLDIYRELEPKEWFPINKEVYNGFSHTLLNFNKDFEHFSEVGLEIFNNHKSEQELDNINLLYVALTRAVEQLYVISTKDISAKGEVNNKKYSGLFINYLEYLGVWNDSQATYTFGNAEKTSELKVSSKNTTFQTEFISTSKESHNIKVVTKSGMLWDTTQEEAIEKGNLIHNIMSKIKTKDDIDFVINDYTNTSIINIEQAQKLKTLVVQIVTHPKLETYFNSNNIIYNERDIITKDGVILRPDRVVLNIENEAVIIDYKTGIEDKKHMQQLQSYQDVLQEMRIVVKKRILVYLNNNNISVKEV, encoded by the coding sequence ATGCAAAATTTAAAATCCATGCCACAAAACCATCCTTTTACAATATACAATGCCTCTGCTGGTAGTGGTAAAACTTTTACTTTGGTTAAAGAGTATTTGAAAATTTTATTTAAATCGAATAACCCAGACCAATACAAACGCATTTTAGCCATTACCTTTACCAATAAGGCAGTGGCTGAAATGAAAGAACGCATAATAGAGGAACTTAAAACGTTTTCTTCTTCTGAGATTTTGGAAAAACCCGATGGTATGTTTGAGGTTGTTTGTGATGAATTGGACATGTTACCAAAGGAAATTCACCTAAAATCTAAAAAATTATTAGACACCATTTTACATAATTATGCGGCTTTTGATATATCGACTATAGATGGTTTTACGCATAGACTGATAAGAACCTTTGCTTTTGATTTAAAATTACCTCTAAATTTTGAAGTGGAATTGGACCAAGAAGCTTTGTTAAATGAAGCTGTTGATAGCTTAATTTCAAAAGCGGGTACAGACAAATTGCTCACAAATGTGTTGGTGGATTTTGCTATTGAAAAGGCCGATGGTGACAAAAGTTGGGATGTCTCTTTCGATTTTAACAAAATTGCGAAACTTTTGGTTAACGAAAATGACATTCCTTTTATCGCAACCTTAAAAGACAAAACCTTAACTGATTTTGTAGCTTTAAAAACTCAGTTAAAAACTGAAATAAAAACAACCGAAACTGCTATTGTGGAAGCCGCACAAAGCGTATTAACTTTAATTGAAGAATCTGGACTAGAGTTTAAAGACTTTACAAGAAGCACACTTCCTAATCATTTTAAAAAAGCATCTGAATTAAGCTTAGAAAGGTTGTATGATAACAAACTTGAAGAAAACATAGAGGCAGGAACGGGTATTTACACAAAATCTTTAAATCCCAGTTTAGCAAGCACTATAGATGCTATTTTACCACAAATTGAAACATACTATAAAGCCATCAAGCAAGCCGTTTTTCATCTTAAATTTTTAAACGCTTTTTATAGAAATATTACGCCATTATCGGTTTTAAATGCTATTAATAACGAATTGAAAACATTAAAAGCCGATCAAAACAAAATGCTTATTTCAGAATTTAACACCATAATAAGCAAAGAAATAAGCAACCAACCCACACCGTTTATTTACGAACGAATGGGCGAAAAATTTAAACACTATTTTATTGATGAGTTTCAAGATACATCAAGAATGCAATGGCAAAACTTAATTCCGCTGCTAGATAATTCACTGGCGACAGACAAAGGAACTACTATGTTGGTTGGCGATGCCAAACAAGCTATTTACCGTTGGCGTGGCGGAAAAGCAGAACAATTTATTGGACTATTCCATGACGATAATCCGTTTCATATAGAAAAAGAATTAAAAAACCTGCCCACAAATTTTCGTAGCTTTAAAGAAGTTGTTACGTTCAATAATGCTTTTTTCAATTATTTAGCTTCTCAAGTTTTTAGTAATGAGGCTTATAAAAACCTTTATGAAAACGCACATCAAAACATAAGTAAAATCAACGATGGGTACGTAGAGTTATCATTTTTAGACATTGAAAAAGAGGATGATAGAGACAAAATTTTTACGGAGCGTGTTTTAAAAACAATTCAAGATTGTCAAAAAAACAACTTTAAGCTTGAGGATATTTGTGTTTTAGTCCGAAAAAAGAAAGAGGGTGTGGCTATTGCGAATTATTTAAGCCAACACCATATTCCCATAGTATCTTCTGAAACTTTGTTAATAAACAATGCGCCTGAAGTTGCTTTTATAAATAATCTTATGGGGCTTTTAAATCAACCTAAAAACAACGAACTAAAAATTGCTGTTTTAGATTTTTTAGCAACTCAATTTACTATTGAAAACAAACATGACTTTTTTAGTTATCATTTAGCCCTTACGCCTTCGCAACTTTTCAAAAGTTTTGAAGCTTACAATGTTTTTATAAGTAACCAAGATTTATTACAACTTCCGCTTTACGATTTAGCCGAAACTATTGTTAGAAGTTTCGGTTTAGTTAAAATTTCCAATGCATACATTCAGTTTTATTTAGATGTTGTTTTAGATTTTTCACAAAAAAAAGGATCGGATATTTCTGGGTTTTTAGATTATTTCTACAAGAAAAAAGAAAGCTTAAGTATTGTATCTCCTAAAGGACAAAATGCGGTTCAAATTATGACTATTCACAAATCTAAAGGTTTAGAATTTCCTGTGGTTATTTTTCCATATGCCGATTTAGATATTTATAGAGAATTAGAACCTAAAGAGTGGTTTCCTATAAATAAAGAAGTTTATAATGGTTTCTCGCATACCTTACTAAATTTTAATAAAGATTTTGAGCATTTTAGTGAAGTGGGATTAGAGATTTTTAACAATCATAAATCTGAACAGGAACTGGATAATATTAATCTATTATATGTAGCACTAACCCGTGCCGTTGAGCAATTATATGTTATTTCTACCAAAGATATTTCAGCAAAAGGCGAAGTTAACAATAAAAAATATTCAGGATTATTTATTAATTATCTAGAATATTTAGGTGTTTGGAATGATTCTCAAGCAACTTACACATTCGGAAATGCTGAAAAAACTTCAGAACTAAAAGTCTCTTCAAAAAACACAACCTTTCAAACAGAATTTATTTCCACTTCCAAAGAATCACACAACATAAAAGTGGTTACAAAATCGGGGATGCTTTGGGATACCACCCAAGAAGAAGCTATAGAAAAAGGGAATCTTATTCATAACATCATGTCTAAAATTAAAACTAAAGACGACATTGATTTTGTAATTAACGACTATACAAATACATCAATAATTAATATAGAACAAGCTCAAAAGTTAAAAACTTTAGTAGTTCAAATAGTGACTCATCCAAAACTTGAAACTTATTTTAATTCTAACAATATTATTTATAACGAACGCGACATTATTACTAAAGATGGTGTAATTTTAAGACCAGATAGAGTGGTTCTAAATATTGAAAACGAAGCGGTAATTATTGATTATAAAACAGGGATTGAAGACAAAAAGCACATGCAGCAATTACAATCGTATCAAGATGTATTGCAAGAGATGAGAATAGTTGTGAAAAAAAGAATTCTTGTATATTTAAACAACAATAATATATCAGTAAAAGAAGTATAG
- a CDS encoding superoxide dismutase, giving the protein MAFELPELGYAYDALEPHIDARTMEIHHTKHHQGYTTNLNNAISGTELEGKSIEDILANLDMNNAAVRNNGGGFYNHSLFWNVMNPEGKGYLSGDLKDAIEAAYGSVDAFKDAFSKAAATRFGSGWAWLCVHKGGKVEVCSSPNQDNPLMPGVGCGGTPILGIDVWEHAYYLNYQNRRPDYINAFFSVINWNEVEKRYAEAK; this is encoded by the coding sequence ATGGCTTTCGAATTACCAGAATTAGGATATGCTTATGATGCTTTAGAGCCTCATATAGATGCTCGTACGATGGAGATACACCACACAAAACATCATCAAGGATATACAACCAATTTAAATAATGCTATTTCAGGAACTGAATTAGAAGGAAAATCTATAGAAGATATTCTTGCTAACCTTGATATGAATAACGCAGCAGTAAGAAATAATGGTGGTGGTTTTTACAACCACTCGTTGTTTTGGAATGTTATGAACCCAGAAGGAAAAGGTTATTTGTCTGGAGACTTAAAAGACGCTATCGAAGCGGCCTATGGTTCTGTAGACGCTTTTAAAGACGCCTTTTCTAAAGCAGCAGCGACTCGTTTTGGTTCAGGATGGGCTTGGTTATGCGTGCATAAAGGAGGTAAAGTAGAAGTTTGTTCATCTCCAAATCAAGATAACCCATTAATGCCAGGAGTTGGTTGCGGTGGAACACCAATTTTAGGAATTGATGTTTGGGAACATGCTTATTACTTAAATTACCAAAACCGTCGTCCAGATTATATTAATGCGTTTTTTAGCGTTATTAATTGGAATGAAGTTGAAAAACGTTACGCAGAAGCGAAATAA
- a CDS encoding transposase: MHLNLAQYLLPEGILEYFDVVSSKSESDKIHFYLEEKNILPVEYEQLPAKSKGFIPEITVEDFPLRGKTVLLHIKRRRWTLLESHQIIKRDWNLVAQGTRMTSEFAAFLKDISRY; encoded by the coding sequence TTGCATTTAAATTTAGCCCAATATTTACTACCCGAAGGAATCTTAGAATATTTTGATGTAGTTTCCAGTAAATCTGAATCTGATAAAATTCACTTTTACTTAGAAGAAAAAAATATCCTACCTGTCGAATACGAACAGCTCCCTGCTAAATCTAAGGGATTCATACCTGAAATTACTGTAGAAGATTTCCCTTTGCGAGGGAAAACGGTTTTACTTCATATCAAACGGCGTCGTTGGACACTTTTAGAGAGTCATCAGATCATAAAAAGGGATTGGAATTTAGTAGCGCAGGGAACTCGAATGACCTCAGAGTTTGCTGCTTTTTTAAAAGATATCTCTAGATACTAA
- a CDS encoding transposase, translating to MYKNHLSDFNEWKQKTHASEWLFFGKNLGKYLSLDETSLSNGELYTILTNKDAHGKKGAIVALVKGTKAEDVIKVIKMIDGSRRNMVKEVTVDMAANMNLIIKKCFPKAEIVTDRFHVQKLATEAVQEERIRLRWEVLEQENRLIGKSKKKDMVYSPEILSNGDTKRQLLARSRYLLFKHKTKWTPSQITRAELLFKRYPSIEKCYNLAQQLSNIYQTNTNKDVARLKLAHWYENVQKSGFKSFNTISKSLQIHHNSILNYFNNRSTNASAESFNAKIKEFRSQFRGVRDVKFFLFRLTKLYA from the coding sequence ATTTACAAAAACCATCTTAGCGATTTTAATGAGTGGAAACAGAAAACCCATGCAAGCGAATGGTTGTTTTTTGGAAAAAACTTAGGCAAATATTTAAGTTTAGATGAAACCTCTCTTTCAAACGGAGAACTCTATACCATCTTAACCAATAAAGATGCTCATGGTAAAAAAGGAGCTATTGTAGCCTTAGTTAAAGGAACCAAGGCAGAAGATGTGATAAAAGTAATCAAAATGATAGACGGCTCAAGACGTAATATGGTTAAAGAGGTTACAGTGGACATGGCTGCAAACATGAACTTAATCATCAAAAAGTGTTTCCCTAAAGCAGAAATTGTAACCGATAGGTTCCATGTGCAAAAGTTAGCCACGGAAGCTGTTCAAGAAGAACGTATTCGATTGCGTTGGGAGGTTCTTGAACAAGAAAACAGGCTTATCGGGAAGTCAAAAAAGAAAGACATGGTTTACTCGCCAGAAATACTTAGCAATGGGGATACCAAAAGACAGCTTTTGGCTAGGAGTAGATATTTATTGTTTAAACACAAAACCAAATGGACTCCATCACAAATTACAAGGGCTGAACTATTATTCAAACGGTATCCATCAATAGAAAAATGCTATAACTTAGCACAACAACTTAGCAACATTTACCAAACCAATACCAATAAAGATGTTGCAAGATTAAAACTGGCACATTGGTATGAAAATGTTCAGAAATCTGGATTTAAATCATTTAATACAATATCTAAATCATTACAAATACACCATAATTCTATCTTGAACTATTTTAATAATAGAAGCACTAATGCTTCGGCGGAATCATTCAACGCCAAAATAAAAGAGTTTAGATCGCAATTCAGAGGCGTAAGAGATGTGAAATTTTTCCTGTTCAGACTAACTAAATTATACGCATAA